In Pseudoduganella albidiflava, a single window of DNA contains:
- a CDS encoding ABC transporter ATP-binding protein, translated as MDTKISIDNIRKSFSRNGQRLDVVDGLTLEVRDGEFVAIVGPSGCGKSTIMKMISGFEQPDTGAVRVDGQVAKGPSPKGIVISQSGSVFPWLTVRENLMFGLNQGTAAEKHRLADHYAEMVGLKGFEHAYPRELSGGMLKRVEIARALVVKPEILYMDEPFSALDALMNLRIRDELLRILQEERHTVILITHDVEEALYLADRIMVLSPRPAKIQRSFAIDAAHPRKLSEPRFQEMKDAILAELGLTLR; from the coding sequence ATGGACACTAAAATCAGCATCGACAATATCAGGAAGAGCTTCTCGCGCAATGGCCAGCGGCTCGATGTGGTGGACGGCCTGACGCTGGAAGTCAGGGACGGTGAATTCGTCGCCATCGTCGGGCCATCGGGCTGCGGCAAGTCGACCATCATGAAGATGATCTCCGGCTTCGAGCAGCCGGACACCGGCGCCGTGCGCGTCGACGGCCAGGTGGCGAAGGGGCCGAGCCCGAAAGGCATCGTGATCTCGCAGAGCGGCTCGGTGTTCCCCTGGCTGACCGTACGGGAAAACCTGATGTTCGGGCTGAATCAGGGCACCGCGGCGGAAAAGCACCGTCTGGCCGATCACTACGCCGAGATGGTGGGACTGAAAGGATTCGAACATGCCTATCCGCGCGAGCTGTCCGGCGGCATGCTCAAGCGGGTGGAGATCGCCAGGGCTCTGGTGGTGAAGCCCGAAATCCTGTACATGGACGAACCGTTCTCGGCCCTGGACGCGTTGATGAACTTGCGCATACGCGATGAGCTGCTGCGCATCTTGCAGGAGGAACGCCACACCGTCATCCTGATCACCCACGATGTCGAAGAAGCCCTGTACCTGGCCGACCGCATCATGGTGCTTTCACCCCGCCCGGCAAAGATCCAGCGCTCCTTCGCCATCGACGCCGCGCATCCCCGCAAGCTGTCCGAGCCGCGCTTCCAGGAAATGAAGGACGCCATCCTGGCAGAACTGGGCCTGACCCTTCGGTAG
- a CDS encoding ABC transporter permease, translating into MEKLNRIWPPVLLLVVLVALWHYTVTLTQSVIFPTPGQVLDGTIELAADGTLWKHIGASLQRVATGFLLAAAVAIPIGLWMGRVHAVYNTLNPVFQILRPISPIAWIPLAILWFGVGDMGPVFLIFLASVFPMIVQTANGVHTIEKRYIHAGMNFGVSRSKLFRQVVVPAVLPDIVVGMRVSLGVAWLVVVAAEMIVRSSGLGFMIIDARNAGNRYDLVIAAMAIIGIIGLLLDMMMRRLEGLDSVRWRYGH; encoded by the coding sequence GTGGAAAAACTCAATCGAATCTGGCCCCCTGTCCTGTTATTGGTCGTCCTGGTCGCGCTCTGGCACTACACCGTCACCTTGACCCAGTCGGTTATTTTCCCGACCCCCGGTCAAGTGCTGGACGGGACCATCGAGCTGGCGGCCGATGGCACCTTGTGGAAGCATATCGGCGCATCGCTGCAGCGGGTCGCCACCGGCTTCCTGCTGGCCGCCGCGGTAGCGATCCCGATCGGCCTGTGGATGGGCCGGGTGCACGCGGTGTACAACACCCTGAACCCGGTATTCCAGATCCTGCGGCCGATATCGCCGATCGCCTGGATCCCCCTGGCCATCCTGTGGTTCGGCGTGGGCGACATGGGTCCGGTATTCCTGATTTTCCTGGCGTCGGTGTTCCCGATGATCGTGCAGACGGCAAACGGCGTTCACACCATCGAGAAGCGCTACATCCACGCCGGCATGAATTTCGGCGTTTCACGCTCCAAGCTGTTTCGCCAGGTGGTGGTTCCGGCCGTGCTGCCCGATATCGTCGTCGGCATGCGCGTCAGCCTGGGTGTGGCATGGCTGGTGGTGGTCGCGGCCGAAATGATCGTCCGCAGCTCCGGCCTCGGCTTCATGATCATCGACGCGCGCAATGCGGGCAATCGCTATGACCTGGTGATTGCAGCCATGGCCATCATCGGCATCATCGGCCTGTTGCTGGACATGATGATGCGGCGCCTGGAAGGACTGGACTCGGTAAGGTGGCGCTATGGACACTAA
- a CDS encoding cupredoxin domain-containing protein, whose amino-acid sequence MRLLRPLWLAFAVAAAISAWSAFAPLPDESRDELFEIPKGTWARRMAGDKVDILPDTITLTVGVKDVLLLRNADTVPQIFGPVLIMPGQDFRLPFDTVSVNEFNCSAHSSGSMKVIVEPHPAAGIARLKWRVRRASRVLPASFH is encoded by the coding sequence ATGCGACTCTTGCGGCCTCTCTGGCTGGCGTTCGCCGTCGCTGCCGCGATCTCGGCATGGAGCGCGTTCGCGCCCCTGCCGGACGAGAGCAGGGACGAGCTGTTCGAGATTCCAAAGGGGACCTGGGCTCGCCGCATGGCTGGTGACAAGGTGGACATCCTGCCCGACACGATCACCCTCACTGTCGGCGTGAAGGATGTACTCCTTCTGCGCAACGCCGACACGGTGCCGCAGATCTTCGGGCCCGTGCTGATCATGCCCGGGCAGGATTTCCGCCTGCCGTTCGACACGGTGTCGGTCAATGAATTCAATTGCTCCGCCCACAGCAGCGGATCGATGAAGGTCATCGTCGAGCCCCATCCGGCGGCGGGCATCGCACGCCTGAAGTGGCGCGTGCGCCGGGCGAGCCGGGTCTTGCCGGCGTCATTTCATTAA
- a CDS encoding SCO family protein, whose product MKILVLALLLCTGTACAQQLKSGVFEPPRAAPEIALPASTGKPFKLTDLRGKVVVLEFGFSHCETVCPVSLAALAEARKLVGPAARDVQVLFISVDPERDTPERLRTYLAQFDPGFIGITGTPAQIAQLLKDYGIAARKHPVGGGSDYSMSHSSYLYFIDRQGRQRAMMPFGRPASEIAHDLAILLKR is encoded by the coding sequence ATGAAGATCCTTGTCCTTGCCCTGCTGCTGTGCACGGGCACAGCCTGTGCCCAGCAGCTCAAGTCCGGCGTATTCGAGCCGCCCCGTGCCGCGCCGGAGATCGCCCTGCCGGCTTCCACCGGCAAGCCCTTCAAGCTGACCGACCTGCGCGGCAAAGTCGTCGTGCTCGAATTCGGCTTCAGCCACTGCGAGACGGTGTGCCCGGTGTCGCTGGCGGCGCTGGCCGAAGCCAGGAAGCTTGTCGGCCCGGCGGCCAGGGACGTCCAGGTGCTGTTCATCAGCGTCGACCCGGAGCGCGACACGCCCGAGCGCCTGCGAACGTACCTGGCGCAGTTCGACCCCGGCTTCATCGGTATCACCGGCACCCCGGCCCAGATCGCCCAGCTGCTCAAGGACTATGGTATCGCCGCCAGGAAGCATCCCGTCGGCGGCGGCAGCGACTATTCGATGAGCCACTCGTCTTATTTGTACTTCATCGACCGTCAAGGGCGCCAGCGCGCCATGATGCCATTCGGCCGCCCCGCCAGCGAGATCGCCCACGACCTGGCGATCCTGCTGAAGCGCTGA
- a CDS encoding ABC transporter substrate-binding protein yields MNDYLPMRRRLLESGLGAALATALPRAALGTAPGTPLAVGGLPVTCNLTLPIACTAKTLANQRAGLGPAPFVYHKYSGWPEIKESLMTGRIQAAYMLAPLVMDLVNTRIPLKIVSLGHRSGAVIMVRTDASYRRFRDLRGRAIAVPSRFAVDYLFLRKMLARENMTLKDIEIIEMNPPDMPAALYARAVDAYCTGEPFGAAAQRAGYARPLAMTRDEWRNYICCVLTVRDDVIQTRRPLVQDLVNHIQAAGTWLDQGPANRDRAAHIAGDKKFFNQDPKIIKFVMETPHDRVTYGDLRMIRTEFDELMQLSLEARTLKKPIAYERYVDDSFFHAVKPLKLAL; encoded by the coding sequence ATGAATGATTATTTGCCGATGCGCCGCCGTCTGCTGGAGTCGGGCCTGGGCGCCGCCCTGGCGACGGCACTGCCGCGCGCCGCCCTGGGCACAGCACCGGGCACCCCGCTGGCCGTCGGCGGCTTGCCCGTCACCTGCAATCTGACCTTGCCGATCGCCTGCACCGCCAAGACCCTGGCGAACCAGCGGGCCGGCCTGGGACCGGCGCCGTTCGTCTATCACAAGTACAGTGGCTGGCCCGAGATCAAGGAGTCGCTGATGACCGGCCGCATCCAGGCCGCCTATATGCTCGCGCCGCTGGTGATGGACCTTGTGAACACCCGCATTCCGCTCAAGATCGTCTCGCTCGGGCACCGCTCCGGCGCGGTGATCATGGTGCGTACCGATGCGAGCTACCGCAGGTTTCGGGACTTGCGCGGACGCGCCATCGCGGTGCCGAGCCGCTTCGCGGTCGACTATCTTTTCCTGCGCAAGATGCTGGCACGGGAAAACATGACCTTGAAGGACATCGAGATCATCGAGATGAATCCACCGGACATGCCCGCCGCCCTGTATGCCAGGGCAGTCGATGCCTATTGCACCGGCGAGCCGTTCGGCGCGGCGGCCCAGCGCGCGGGCTACGCGCGCCCCCTGGCGATGACGCGAGATGAATGGCGCAACTATATCTGCTGCGTGCTGACGGTGCGCGACGACGTGATCCAGACCCGGCGCCCGCTGGTGCAGGACCTGGTGAATCACATCCAGGCCGCTGGCACCTGGCTGGACCAGGGGCCGGCAAACCGCGACCGCGCTGCCCATATCGCCGGCGACAAGAAGTTTTTCAACCAGGATCCGAAAATCATCAAGTTTGTCATGGAGACGCCGCACGATCGCGTTACCTACGGCGACCTGCGGATGATCCGTACCGAATTCGACGAATTAATGCAGCTCTCCCTCGAAGCACGCACTCTCAAGAAGCCGATCGCCTACGAACGCTATGTCGACGACAGCTTCTTCCATGCCGTCAAACCGCTCAAGCTTGCCCTATGA
- a CDS encoding glycoside hydrolase family 43 protein yields MAHNEDDKRKATLARVEQLNKSAISQPLVKHLYTADPSAHVFGGRIYLYPSHDIEAGIPFNDNGDHFAMEDYHVFSMDRPDGEVTDHGVALHVADVPWAARQMWAPDAARKDGKYYLYFPAKRADGIFQIGVAVSDSPTGPFAAEPAPIEGSYSIDPAVFEDGGEHYLYFGGIWGGQLQKYRNNVYGAANEEPADHEPALQARVARLSADMKQFAEAPRAVVIVDEDGKELLAGDHDRRYFEGPWMHKYQGKYYFSYSTGDTHFLCYATADNPYGPFTYQGKILTPVIGWTTHHSIVEVDGRWFLYYHDSSLSGGVTHLRSVKVTELFYDEEGRIVTLYPYGEDNQHVDIA; encoded by the coding sequence ATGGCACACAACGAAGACGACAAGCGCAAGGCCACGCTGGCACGCGTGGAACAGCTGAACAAGAGCGCGATCTCGCAACCGCTCGTCAAGCACCTGTACACGGCCGATCCGTCGGCCCACGTGTTCGGCGGCCGCATCTACCTCTATCCGTCGCACGACATCGAAGCGGGCATTCCCTTCAACGACAACGGCGACCACTTCGCGATGGAGGACTACCACGTCTTCTCGATGGACCGGCCGGACGGCGAAGTGACCGACCATGGCGTGGCGCTGCACGTCGCCGACGTGCCATGGGCGGCTCGCCAGATGTGGGCGCCGGATGCGGCGCGCAAGGATGGCAAGTACTACCTGTACTTCCCGGCCAAGCGTGCCGACGGCATCTTCCAGATCGGCGTGGCCGTGTCGGACAGCCCAACCGGCCCGTTCGCGGCGGAGCCGGCACCGATCGAAGGCAGCTACTCGATCGACCCAGCCGTGTTCGAGGATGGCGGCGAACACTACCTCTACTTCGGCGGCATCTGGGGTGGCCAGCTGCAGAAATACCGGAACAACGTGTACGGCGCGGCCAACGAGGAACCGGCCGACCACGAACCGGCGCTGCAGGCCCGCGTGGCGCGCCTGTCGGCCGACATGAAGCAGTTCGCCGAAGCGCCCCGCGCGGTGGTGATCGTCGATGAAGACGGCAAGGAACTGCTGGCCGGCGACCATGACCGCCGCTACTTCGAAGGCCCGTGGATGCACAAGTACCAGGGCAAGTACTATTTCTCGTACTCGACCGGCGACACGCATTTCCTGTGCTACGCCACGGCGGACAACCCGTACGGCCCGTTCACCTACCAGGGAAAAATCCTGACGCCGGTGATCGGCTGGACCACCCACCATTCGATCGTCGAAGTGGACGGCCGCTGGTTCCTGTACTACCACGACAGCAGCCTGTCCGGCGGCGTCACGCACCTGCGTTCGGTGAAGGTCACCGAACTGTTCTACGACGAGGAAGGGCGCATCGTCACGCTGTATCCGTATGGCGAGGACAACCAGCACGTGGATATCGCCTGA
- a CDS encoding MFS transporter, with translation MTNTQRTSSDSATGRLGVTEKVGYCLGDLAANLIFQTLLTFIAFFYTDVFKVSPNAAASIIFIGGIVGACFNPLMGLIADRTVTRWGKFRPWILWTSVPFGLIAILAFSTPDLGPDGKIIYASLTYVLLMLVYSANNLPYSALSGVLTGSMSERNSLSAYRFVAVMVAQFIIQVLLLPLVLILGDGDKVAGFRNTMIIFAVAGTICFLITFFTTRERIVPTAAQRSTIGQDITDLLRNRPWMVMLAVTILVFVTLALKGGMYIYYFRSYLSATHLATFLQDVGFNGFIAGLNAVLASVGLTAFQWPEDAPTSAFSVFNAIGIVMMIIGIGFSRPLADRFGKREVFGIALFISTMFMLAFYFYAPTSIGLVFVSQLLHGFFYGITIPLLWAMIADVADYSEWKNNRRATALLFSAMIFGLKAGLSVGGALVAALLSTVGYDATLATQAPAVADGIRLSVSLYAAIPFLLAVGCLAFYEIRKSTERTIELELGLRRAAQQ, from the coding sequence ATGACCAACACGCAACGGACCTCTTCCGACAGCGCGACCGGCCGGCTGGGCGTCACGGAGAAAGTCGGCTATTGCCTGGGCGACCTGGCGGCCAACCTGATCTTCCAGACCCTGCTGACCTTCATCGCCTTTTTCTACACCGACGTGTTCAAGGTGTCGCCCAACGCGGCGGCCAGCATCATTTTCATCGGCGGCATTGTCGGCGCCTGCTTCAACCCGCTGATGGGCCTCATCGCCGACCGCACCGTCACCCGCTGGGGCAAGTTCCGCCCGTGGATCCTGTGGACCTCGGTACCGTTCGGCCTGATCGCGATCCTCGCCTTCAGCACGCCGGACCTGGGCCCGGACGGCAAGATCATCTACGCCTCGCTCACCTACGTGCTGCTGATGCTGGTGTACTCGGCCAACAACCTGCCCTACTCGGCGCTGTCCGGCGTGCTGACCGGCAGCATGAGCGAGCGTAACAGCCTGTCGGCCTACCGCTTCGTGGCCGTGATGGTGGCGCAGTTCATCATCCAGGTCCTGCTGCTGCCGCTGGTGCTGATCCTGGGCGACGGCGACAAGGTGGCCGGCTTCCGCAACACGATGATCATCTTCGCCGTGGCCGGTACGATCTGCTTCCTCATCACGTTCTTCACCACGCGCGAGCGCATCGTGCCCACCGCGGCGCAGCGTTCCACCATCGGCCAGGACATCACCGACCTGCTGCGCAACCGTCCCTGGATGGTGATGCTGGCGGTGACGATCCTGGTATTCGTCACGCTGGCGCTGAAGGGCGGCATGTACATCTATTACTTCCGCAGCTACCTGTCGGCCACGCACCTGGCCACGTTCCTGCAGGACGTGGGCTTCAACGGCTTCATCGCCGGGCTGAACGCCGTGCTGGCAAGCGTGGGCCTGACCGCTTTCCAATGGCCGGAAGACGCGCCGACTTCGGCCTTCAGCGTGTTCAATGCGATCGGCATCGTGATGATGATCATCGGTATCGGCTTCTCGCGCCCGCTGGCCGACCGCTTCGGCAAGCGCGAAGTGTTCGGCATCGCGCTGTTCATCTCCACCATGTTCATGCTGGCGTTCTACTTCTACGCGCCCACCTCGATCGGCCTGGTGTTCGTCTCGCAGCTGCTGCACGGCTTCTTCTACGGCATCACGATCCCGCTGCTGTGGGCAATGATCGCCGACGTGGCCGACTACTCGGAATGGAAGAACAACCGCCGCGCCACCGCCCTGCTGTTCTCGGCGATGATCTTCGGCCTGAAGGCGGGCCTGTCGGTCGGCGGCGCGCTGGTCGCGGCCCTGCTGTCGACCGTCGGCTACGACGCCACGCTGGCCACCCAGGCACCGGCGGTGGCGGACGGCATTCGCCTGTCCGTGAGCCTGTACGCGGCGATCCCGTTCCTGCTGGCCGTCGGCTGCCTGGCCTTCTACGAGATCCGCAAGTCGACCGAACGCACCATCGAACTGGAACTGGGCCTGCGCCGCGCCGCGCAGCAGTGA
- a CDS encoding CPBP family intramembrane glutamic endopeptidase, which translates to MTSLPPSFWPLAATWMLAVLSLWVPPLGRLPAWMAGLAIAIGTALALGAMQPAGALALLLLAALCAGWRTATHRLAKGLLLAAIIVLSLALALHVVPGFANPLLLDKVQVSAASKPVSLYLNLDKTAVGIILCATFAVPARGRAAWRAVVAAWPVIVATPLIVLLAGYGAGVIAIDPKWFASWFAAYAPLFLLTNLFTTCLAEEAFFRALVQGRLADALSKRPDGARIAVGVAAVLFGVAHAHGGPALIVLATFAGVGYGLAYQRSGRIEAAILTHFALNATHFLMFTYPALR; encoded by the coding sequence ATGACTTCGTTGCCACCATCGTTCTGGCCGCTGGCCGCCACCTGGATGCTTGCCGTACTGTCGCTATGGGTGCCGCCGCTGGGCCGCCTGCCGGCCTGGATGGCCGGGCTGGCCATCGCCATCGGCACCGCCCTGGCGCTCGGCGCCATGCAGCCGGCCGGCGCGCTCGCCTTGCTGCTGCTGGCCGCGCTGTGCGCCGGCTGGCGCACAGCCACGCACCGGCTGGCGAAGGGCCTGCTGCTGGCGGCGATCATCGTGCTGTCGCTGGCGCTCGCGCTGCACGTGGTGCCCGGCTTCGCCAATCCGCTCCTGCTCGACAAGGTGCAGGTCAGCGCGGCTTCGAAGCCCGTGTCGCTGTACCTGAACCTGGACAAGACGGCGGTCGGCATCATCCTGTGCGCCACCTTCGCCGTGCCGGCGCGCGGCCGCGCCGCGTGGCGCGCCGTCGTCGCGGCCTGGCCCGTGATCGTGGCGACGCCGCTCATCGTGCTGCTGGCCGGCTATGGTGCGGGTGTCATCGCCATCGACCCGAAATGGTTCGCCAGCTGGTTTGCCGCCTATGCGCCGCTGTTCCTGCTGACGAACCTGTTCACCACATGCCTCGCCGAGGAAGCGTTCTTCCGCGCACTGGTCCAGGGGCGCCTGGCCGATGCGCTGTCGAAGCGGCCGGACGGCGCGCGCATCGCGGTCGGCGTGGCGGCCGTGCTGTTCGGCGTGGCCCATGCGCACGGCGGTCCCGCGCTGATCGTGCTGGCCACGTTCGCCGGTGTCGGCTACGGCCTGGCCTACCAGCGCAGCGGCCGGATCGAGGCGGCGATCCTCACGCACTTCGCGCTCAATGCCACGCACTTCCTGATGTTCACCTATCCGGCACTGCGCTGA
- a CDS encoding LysR family transcriptional regulator, translated as MFEISQLRCFVAVAEELHFSRAAERLNMTQPPLSRQIRLLEHHVGAQLLERNSRTVRLTAAGRAFFPEAARILRMAEEAAFTARRAAKGDQGTLAIGFTSASGYNLLPEVVRRLRDRAPGISLTLKELVSTTQVEMLNAGQLDLGLMRPHPINAELASLRLATESLMLAIPESEAAQWPEAPTLASLHGKPFIMYSPYEARPFHQMLTERFARDGVVPDIVEHIGQVHTMLALVRAGMGAALIAAGASRLHFEGIVLREMATEPVQMVCTYRRSNDNPVLQLFLNEVLPTFDVR; from the coding sequence ATGTTCGAGATCAGCCAGCTCCGCTGCTTCGTCGCAGTCGCGGAAGAATTGCACTTCAGCCGCGCGGCCGAGCGCCTCAACATGACCCAGCCGCCGCTGAGCCGCCAGATCCGCCTGCTGGAGCACCACGTCGGCGCGCAGCTGCTGGAACGGAACAGCCGCACCGTGCGGCTGACGGCGGCCGGCAGGGCCTTCTTCCCCGAGGCGGCGCGCATCCTGCGCATGGCCGAGGAGGCGGCCTTCACGGCGCGCCGCGCGGCCAAGGGCGACCAGGGCACGCTGGCGATCGGCTTCACTTCCGCCTCCGGCTACAACCTGCTGCCGGAAGTGGTGCGGCGCCTGCGCGACCGCGCCCCGGGCATTTCGCTGACCCTGAAAGAGCTGGTCAGCACGACGCAGGTCGAGATGCTCAACGCCGGCCAGCTGGACCTGGGCCTGATGCGGCCGCACCCGATCAACGCGGAACTGGCCAGCCTGCGCCTGGCCACCGAGTCGCTGATGCTGGCGATCCCGGAAAGCGAAGCGGCGCAGTGGCCGGAAGCGCCCACGCTCGCCAGCCTGCACGGCAAGCCCTTCATCATGTACTCGCCCTACGAGGCGCGGCCCTTCCACCAGATGCTCACCGAACGCTTCGCCCGAGACGGCGTGGTACCGGACATCGTCGAGCATATCGGCCAGGTGCACACCATGCTGGCGCTGGTGCGGGCAGGGATGGGCGCGGCGCTGATCGCCGCCGGTGCCTCGCGCCTGCACTTCGAAGGCATCGTGCTGCGCGAAATGGCCACCGAACCGGTGCAGATGGTGTGCACCTACCGGCGCAGCAACGACAATCCGGTCCTGCAGCTGTTCCTCAACGAAGTCCTCCCGACGTTCGACGTACGCTGA
- a CDS encoding MFS transporter → MDHAPSATAAAATQTRTRARWTILAMLFAVTTINYADRATISIAGPNLKADLGLSAVEMGYVFSAFAWSYVLAQLPGGWLLDRFGTRITYFFSIFLWSLFTMLTGAIGFFTGGAAVAMLFALRLLVGAAEAPSFPGNSRIASSWFPTQERGLAAAIFNSAQYFATVLFAPIMGWLVHTYDWHSVFYVMGALGIGLSFIWLKVIHGPRRHPSINAAELQYIKEGGALVDLEETRHGAEPSKVDVFAAIKELLSNRMLLGVYVAQYCITTLTYFFLTWFPVYLVQERGMTILKAGFVASMPAIAGFLGGIAGGWLSDRLSKAGHSLSVSRKVPIVLGMLLSMSMIGCNYIETDMLVVAVMSLAFFGKGIGALGWAVVADTSPKEAGGLSGALFNTFGNTAGITTPIVIGYIVQNTGSFAGALVFVGANAAVAIFCYLFIVGDIKRVVLTESLVK, encoded by the coding sequence ATGGATCACGCACCATCCGCCACCGCCGCCGCCGCGACCCAGACGCGCACCCGCGCGCGCTGGACCATTCTGGCGATGCTGTTCGCCGTCACCACCATCAACTATGCGGACCGCGCCACGATCTCGATCGCGGGCCCGAACCTGAAGGCCGATCTCGGGTTGTCGGCCGTGGAGATGGGCTACGTGTTCTCGGCATTCGCCTGGTCCTACGTGCTGGCCCAGCTGCCGGGCGGCTGGCTGCTGGACCGCTTCGGCACGCGCATCACGTATTTCTTCAGCATCTTCCTGTGGTCGCTGTTCACGATGCTGACAGGCGCCATCGGCTTCTTCACGGGCGGCGCCGCGGTGGCGATGCTGTTTGCGCTGCGCCTGCTGGTGGGCGCGGCCGAGGCGCCTTCCTTCCCGGGCAACAGCCGGATCGCCTCGTCCTGGTTCCCCACCCAGGAACGGGGGCTGGCCGCGGCAATCTTCAACTCGGCCCAGTACTTCGCCACTGTGCTGTTCGCCCCGATCATGGGCTGGCTGGTGCACACCTACGACTGGCACAGCGTGTTCTACGTGATGGGCGCGCTGGGCATCGGCCTGTCTTTCATCTGGCTGAAAGTGATCCATGGCCCGCGCCGGCACCCGTCCATCAATGCCGCCGAACTGCAGTACATCAAGGAGGGCGGCGCGCTGGTCGACCTGGAAGAAACCCGGCACGGCGCGGAGCCCAGCAAGGTCGACGTGTTCGCCGCCATCAAGGAGCTGCTGTCGAACCGCATGCTGCTGGGTGTGTACGTGGCGCAGTACTGCATCACCACGCTGACGTACTTCTTCCTGACCTGGTTCCCCGTCTACCTGGTGCAGGAGCGCGGCATGACGATCCTGAAGGCGGGCTTCGTGGCGTCGATGCCGGCCATCGCCGGCTTCCTGGGCGGTATCGCCGGCGGCTGGCTGTCCGACCGCCTGAGCAAGGCGGGCCATTCGCTGTCGGTGTCGCGCAAGGTGCCGATCGTGCTGGGCATGCTGCTGTCGATGAGCATGATCGGCTGCAATTACATCGAGACCGACATGCTGGTGGTGGCCGTGATGTCGCTGGCCTTCTTCGGCAAGGGCATCGGCGCGCTGGGCTGGGCGGTGGTGGCCGACACGTCGCCGAAGGAAGCGGGCGGCCTGTCCGGCGCGCTGTTCAACACCTTCGGCAACACGGCCGGCATCACCACCCCGATCGTCATCGGCTACATCGTGCAGAACACGGGTTCCTTCGCCGGCGCGCTGGTGTTCGTCGGCGCCAATGCGGCGGTGGCGATCTTCTGCTACCTGTTCATCGTGGGCGACATCAAGCGCGTGGTGCTGACCGAATCGCTGGTCAAGTAA
- a CDS encoding DUF4148 domain-containing protein — protein MKAKTKTTTKTTTIFAILLAAAGIANAANAQSQSLTREQVHAEVLAARAAGTLSSGGEGYQALQFDIPSTLTRAEVRAQLEVARAAGALYEGEAYPGPAGTPAANQLTRAQVRAELAAARAAGTEYVGEAYPGPLAAGG, from the coding sequence ATGAAAGCCAAGACGAAAACCACGACGAAAACCACGACGATCTTCGCCATCCTCCTGGCCGCCGCCGGCATCGCCAATGCCGCCAACGCCCAATCGCAATCGCTGACGCGCGAACAGGTGCATGCCGAAGTGCTGGCGGCGCGCGCCGCTGGCACGCTGAGCAGCGGCGGCGAAGGTTACCAGGCGCTGCAATTCGACATCCCGTCGACGTTGACGCGGGCCGAGGTACGCGCCCAGCTGGAGGTGGCCCGCGCCGCGGGGGCGCTGTACGAAGGCGAAGCCTACCCCGGCCCGGCCGGAACGCCTGCGGCGAACCAGCTCACACGGGCGCAGGTGCGGGCGGAGCTGGCCGCCGCACGGGCGGCCGGAACGGAGTATGTCGGCGAGGCGTATCCGGGCCCGCTGGCCGCTGGCGGCTGA